From the Malaclemys terrapin pileata isolate rMalTer1 chromosome 13, rMalTer1.hap1, whole genome shotgun sequence genome, one window contains:
- the LOC128848113 gene encoding olfactory receptor 5V1-like, whose product MKNQTTVTEFILLGLSSDPQMQIFLFSVFLVIYLITLGGNIVIMVVIRADSHLHTPLYFFLFHLSFVDLCYSSVTVPNTLRNFLAAHKAISVNGCIAQLFFILLSAGAEVLILSAMAYDRYAAICDPLRYMERMSKGICVQLVSGAWTMGFFYALLNTVFTLKLRFCGYNQIHHFSCELPPLLQLSCTETLTNQVVLLTSAVIFGSSSFLLTLISYIHIISTVLRIRSAEGRRKAFSTCSSHLIVVGLFYLTGFLQYTKPSSVSSVVLDEIFSIQYSVLTPMLNPIIYSLKNKEVKTALRKMLGKLKFLK is encoded by the coding sequence atgaaaaatcaaaccacAGTGACCGAATTTATTCTCCTGGGACTTTCCAGTGACCCACAGATGCAGATTTTCCTCTTCTCTGTGTTTTTAGTTATTTACCTAATCACTCTGGGTGGTAACATAGTGATCATGGTGGTGATAAGAGCTGATTCTCACCTTCACACCCCTCTGTACTTCTTTCTCTTCCATTTATCCTTTGTTGATCTCTGCTATTCCTCGGTCACGGTGCCTAACACACTGAGAAACTTCCTAGCAGCACACAAAGCTATTTCTGTCAATGGCTGCATTgctcagctgttcttcatcctcctctcagCTGGTGCTGAAGTTCTCATTCTCTCAGCCATGGCTTATGACCGCTATGCTGCCATCTGTGATCCATTGCGTTACATGGAGAGAATGAGCAAAGGGATCTGTGTTCAGCTGGTGAGTGGGGCATGGACCATGGGCTTCTTTTATGCCCTTCTTAACACTGTTTTTACTCTGAAGTTACGTTTCTGTGGGTACAACCAAATCCATCATTTCAGCTGTGAACTCCCTCCTCTGTTACAACTGTCCTGCACTGAGACCCTCACCAATCAAGTGGTGCTTCTTACTTCTGCTGTGATATTTGGATCAagctccttcctcctcaccctgATCTCATACATTCACATCATCTCCACCGTCCTGAGGATACGCTCTGCAGAGGGCAGgcgtaaagccttctccacctgcagctcccaccttaTTGTTGTTGGCTTATTTTACCTGACAGGTTTTCTCCAGTACACAAAACCCAGCTCAGTCTCTTCTGTAGTGCTGGATGAAATATTCTCCATCCAGTACAGTGTCTTGACCCCCAtgttaaaccccatcatctacagcctgaaaaaCAAGGAGGTGAAAACAGCTCTAAGGAAAATGTTGGGGAAATTAAAGTTTCTCAAGTAA
- the LOC128848132 gene encoding olfactory receptor 5A2-like, protein MKNQTTVTKFILLGLSSDPQMQIFLFVVFLVIYLITLAGNIVIMVVIRADSHLHIPMYFFLFHLSFVDICYSSVTVPNTLRNFLAERKTISVNGCITQIFFFFLLVVTEAFILSAMAYDRYAAICDPLRYMERMSKGICVELVSGAWAISFLYALLNTVFTFKLHFCGPNQISHFSCELPPLLQLSCTETLTNQVVLLTSAVILGSISFLFSLISYILIISTILKIRSAESRCKAFSTCNSHLIVVVLFYLTAFFQYTKPSSVSSVVLDEMFSIQYSILTPMLNPIIYSLKNKDVKTAIGKMLGKFKFLR, encoded by the coding sequence atgaaaaatcaaaccacAGTGACCAAATTTATCCTCCTGGGACTTTCCAGTGACCCACAGATGCAGATTTTCCTCTTCGTGGTGTTTTTAGTTATTTACCTAATCACTCTGGCTGGTAACATAGTGATCATGGTGGTGATAAGAGCTGATTCTCACCTTCACATCCCTATGTACTTCTTCCTCTTCCATTTATCCTTTGTTGATATCTGCTATTCCTCGGTCACGGTGCCTAACACACTGAGGAACTTCCTAGCAGAGCGCAAAACTATTTCTGTCAATGGCTGCATTACCCagatattcttctttttcctcttaGTTGTTACTGAAGCTTTCATTCTCTCAGCGATGGCTTATGACCGCTACGCTGCCATCTGTGACCCATTGCGTTACATGGAGAGAATGAGCAAAGGGATCTGTGTTGAGCTGGTGAGCGGTGCATGGGCAATAAGTTTCTTGTATGCCCTGCTTAACACTGTTTTTACCTTCAAGTTGCATTTCTGTGGGCCCAATCAAATCAGCCATTTCAGTTGTGAGCTCCCTCCTCTATTACAACTGTCCTGCACTGAGACACTCACCAATCAAGTCGTGCTTCTTACTTCTGCTGTCATACTTGGATCaatctcttttctcttctctctgatCTCCTACATTCtcatcatctccaccatcctgaaGATACGCTCTGCGGAGAGCAGGtgtaaagccttctccacctgcaacTCCCACCTGATTgtagttgttttgttttacttgacAGCTTTTTTCCAGTACACAAAACCCAGCTCAGTCTCTTCTGTGGTTCTCGATGAAATGTTCTCCATCCAGTACAGCATCTTGACCCCTATGTTAAACCCCATCATATATAGCCTGAAAAACAAGGATGTGAAAACAGCTATAGGGAAAATGTTGGGGAAATTCAAATTTCTCAGGTAG